In Stenotrophomonas sp. ESTM1D_MKCIP4_1, a single genomic region encodes these proteins:
- a CDS encoding sulfurtransferase, whose protein sequence is MIANTAAYHFAVIDAPQVLCDQLLARAEASGLRGTILVAGEGLNLFLAGAPEAIEGFYAALHADARFADMRVKTSFSEHQPFARLKAKVKDEIISFRRDDGQPLQYPRAPAVDPATVQRWLRQGHDDAGKPVVMLDTRNLQEVEFGTFKDALVLPIHKFTDLPEALAPHREALKNSTVVSFCTGGIRCEKAALWMANDGMDNVLQLDGGILGYFEEVGGEGYEGRCFVFDERVALDAALQPLVDQPLAKPRPSAF, encoded by the coding sequence ATGATCGCCAATACCGCTGCCTATCACTTCGCCGTCATCGACGCCCCCCAGGTCCTGTGCGACCAGCTGCTGGCGCGCGCCGAGGCGTCTGGGCTGCGTGGAACGATCCTGGTGGCGGGCGAGGGGCTGAACCTGTTCCTCGCCGGGGCACCCGAGGCCATCGAAGGGTTCTATGCGGCCCTGCACGCCGATGCGCGTTTTGCCGACATGCGGGTCAAGACCAGCTTCAGTGAGCACCAGCCGTTCGCGCGGCTGAAGGCCAAAGTCAAAGACGAAATCATCAGCTTCCGCCGCGATGATGGCCAGCCGCTGCAGTACCCGCGCGCACCTGCGGTGGATCCTGCCACCGTGCAGCGTTGGCTGCGCCAGGGGCATGACGATGCGGGCAAGCCGGTGGTGATGCTCGATACGCGCAACCTGCAGGAAGTGGAGTTCGGCACGTTCAAGGACGCGCTGGTGCTGCCCATCCACAAGTTCACCGATCTGCCGGAGGCTTTGGCACCGCACCGCGAGGCGCTGAAGAACAGCACCGTGGTCAGCTTCTGCACCGGCGGCATCCGCTGCGAAAAGGCCGCGTTGTGGATGGCCAACGATGGCATGGACAATGTGCTGCAGCTGGATGGCGGCATCCTCGGCTATTTCGAGGAAGTGGGCGGCGAGGGTTACGAAGGCCGCTGCTTTGTGTTCGATGAGCGCGTGGCGCTGGATGCAGCGCTGCAGCCGCTGGTCGACCAGCCGCTGGCCAAGCCGCGCCCCAGCGCGTTCTGA